A single genomic interval of Arthrobacter sp. NicSoilB8 harbors:
- a CDS encoding flavin reductase: protein MQQTLEPLITSAWLAAWDRGDLDALDGLVAADYTRTSKATGATVDITGLKTEIAAVREAFPDLRTTIDDIVESAETVAVFWTSTGTHTHEYLGVPATGLTVQTRGSNILILKDGKITKETVTWDGGELLAGLGIRPLRGIAAQEVGEGNDFPELDADLMKAFNRQFITGVTVVTTKEGETPKGLAANSYCSVSVEPPLVLVCVQKTSSTYPALFSSSHLGINILGTGQKDTVRVFASKAPDKFAELDWHEGPKGSPLLDGSAASLEAEIQERFQAKTHTVFICRVRHAEIDNTAPMVYKAGHFYDGADLTEL from the coding sequence ATGCAACAGACACTTGAACCGCTGATCACGTCAGCCTGGCTCGCGGCTTGGGACAGGGGCGACTTAGATGCCCTCGACGGTCTCGTGGCGGCTGACTACACGCGCACCAGTAAGGCGACAGGCGCAACCGTCGACATCACTGGTCTCAAAACCGAGATCGCCGCAGTGAGGGAAGCTTTCCCGGACTTGCGCACGACCATCGATGACATCGTAGAGAGTGCGGAAACGGTGGCCGTCTTCTGGACGTCCACGGGCACCCACACCCACGAATACCTCGGTGTCCCGGCAACGGGGCTTACCGTTCAGACCAGGGGCTCGAACATCCTGATCCTCAAAGACGGGAAGATCACGAAGGAAACCGTGACGTGGGACGGCGGCGAGCTGCTGGCCGGCCTCGGGATTCGCCCGCTGCGCGGAATAGCCGCACAAGAGGTTGGAGAGGGCAACGACTTCCCGGAGCTCGACGCGGACTTGATGAAAGCGTTCAACCGCCAGTTCATCACCGGCGTCACCGTGGTCACCACCAAGGAAGGCGAAACCCCCAAAGGACTGGCCGCGAATTCCTACTGCTCAGTCTCCGTCGAGCCACCACTCGTGCTCGTCTGTGTCCAGAAGACCTCCAGCACCTATCCGGCGCTGTTCTCCTCGAGCCACCTCGGCATCAACATCCTGGGCACGGGACAGAAGGATACAGTCCGGGTCTTCGCTTCCAAGGCCCCGGACAAGTTTGCGGAGCTCGACTGGCACGAGGGCCCGAAAGGTAGCCCGCTCCTGGACGGCTCGGCCGCATCCCTCGAGGCTGAAATTCAGGAACGATTCCAAGCAAAGACCCATACCGTCTTTATCTGCCGGGTCCGGCACGCCGAGATCGACAACACGGCACCCATGGTCTACAAAGCCGGGCATTTCTATGACGGCGCAGACCTCACCGAACTCTAA
- a CDS encoding cytosine permease: protein MSEDTMRAAENSVAEDRGYRNSLTKIEPYGIEHIPDVERHGKPRSQFFLWFAAGMNFPIVVLGFSAAYFGLPFWAAALAIVLAGVTSSAGMGYLSAMGVRLGVPQQMQGRGPLGFIGNLFPVAYVNVFAGIGWAAVTVILGGQAISLLTGIPFWLSSLILMGIQLGVAVIGYNLIHFLQRILSFVLVIGFAFITIVAAANGRIVNVVNESAPGFDGIGGWIIFFGWFFSFIVAWMPFASDYSRYLPNTPGNRRGASQATMLGNFITLVWMGILGTLLGSTTTASDSIGALKEVMGPWAAVGLGVVALSSFTQNFLNVYGGAISIQTMGVPVKRHTAVVVICVASYLVALFGQEGFNAGFTAFLNLTAYCIAPYVAVLVCDYLFGGRRTERGLRELFDKSRKFEWGFVAWAAGVVLSSPFWMSSIYTGPIAAAFPQIGDLSYYVGAAVAVGVYFATHRRQRLSGHEMLDRSSAGQTL from the coding sequence ATGAGCGAAGACACCATGCGCGCTGCCGAAAACAGTGTCGCCGAAGACCGCGGCTACCGCAACAGCCTCACCAAAATCGAGCCTTACGGCATTGAACACATCCCCGACGTGGAACGCCACGGCAAGCCCCGCTCGCAGTTCTTCCTCTGGTTCGCGGCAGGCATGAACTTCCCCATCGTCGTCCTCGGCTTCAGCGCCGCCTACTTCGGCCTGCCCTTCTGGGCCGCCGCCCTGGCGATTGTCCTCGCCGGCGTGACCTCCTCGGCAGGAATGGGATACCTGTCGGCCATGGGCGTCCGGCTGGGCGTCCCGCAGCAGATGCAGGGCCGAGGACCTCTCGGATTCATCGGCAACCTGTTCCCGGTCGCCTATGTGAATGTCTTCGCCGGCATTGGCTGGGCCGCCGTGACCGTCATTCTCGGCGGACAGGCCATCTCGCTGTTGACCGGCATTCCGTTCTGGCTCTCGTCGCTTATTCTCATGGGCATCCAGCTCGGCGTAGCGGTCATCGGATACAACCTGATCCACTTCCTCCAGCGCATCCTGTCCTTCGTTCTGGTGATCGGCTTCGCCTTCATCACCATCGTTGCCGCTGCCAACGGACGCATCGTCAACGTTGTCAATGAATCCGCCCCGGGCTTTGACGGCATTGGCGGATGGATCATCTTCTTTGGATGGTTCTTCTCCTTCATCGTCGCCTGGATGCCATTCGCATCCGATTACTCCCGCTACCTCCCCAACACGCCCGGCAACAGGCGCGGTGCCAGCCAGGCCACCATGCTCGGAAACTTCATCACCCTGGTCTGGATGGGAATCCTTGGGACCCTCCTCGGATCCACCACCACCGCGTCCGACAGCATCGGCGCCCTTAAAGAGGTCATGGGACCCTGGGCCGCCGTCGGACTGGGCGTCGTCGCATTGTCTTCCTTCACCCAAAACTTTCTGAACGTCTACGGCGGCGCGATATCCATCCAGACCATGGGAGTGCCCGTCAAACGCCACACCGCCGTCGTGGTCATCTGTGTCGCCTCCTACCTCGTCGCTTTGTTCGGCCAGGAAGGGTTCAACGCAGGTTTCACCGCGTTCCTCAACCTGACCGCCTACTGCATTGCCCCGTACGTAGCGGTCCTCGTGTGCGACTACCTTTTCGGAGGACGCCGCACTGAACGAGGTCTCCGCGAACTCTTCGACAAGAGCAGGAAGTTCGAGTGGGGCTTCGTGGCCTGGGCCGCGGGCGTCGTCCTCTCATCGCCGTTCTGGATGTCCTCGATCTACACCGGTCCGATCGCAGCGGCGTTCCCCCAGATCGGAGACCTCTCCTACTATGTCGGGGCCGCCGTCGCGGTGGGTGTCTACTTCGCCACCCACCGGCGCCAGCGCCTCTCGGGACACGAAATGCTCGACCGCAGCAGCGCCGGACAGACCCTCTAA
- a CDS encoding riboflavin kinase, translating into MTVIQGIVEHGDERGRTLGFPTANIQLSDDQIEDGVWAAVIRTDSGKSSVAAVSVGRRRTFYAQEGNRLLEAHLLDFNDDLYGQKLTVALAVKLRDQQAFPSIDALAAQLRRDVAATRNWAQKHYPWLVPPETHHEGGAALWPEQLPRTLAAAQ; encoded by the coding sequence ATGACGGTCATTCAAGGCATCGTCGAACACGGGGACGAACGAGGCAGGACACTCGGGTTCCCTACCGCCAACATCCAGCTCTCCGACGACCAGATCGAGGACGGGGTATGGGCCGCCGTGATCCGGACCGACTCCGGAAAGTCCAGCGTCGCGGCAGTTTCCGTCGGACGACGGCGGACCTTTTACGCCCAGGAGGGAAACAGGCTGCTCGAAGCCCATCTCCTGGACTTCAACGACGACCTCTACGGACAGAAACTGACTGTCGCCCTGGCCGTCAAGCTGCGGGACCAACAAGCGTTCCCAAGTATTGACGCCCTGGCCGCGCAACTGCGCCGCGACGTCGCAGCAACGCGGAACTGGGCGCAAAAGCACTATCCCTGGCTCGTCCCGCCAGAAACGCACCACGAGGGCGGCGCCGCGTTGTGGCCTGAGCAACTGCCCCGGACGTTGGCTGCCGCACAATGA
- a CDS encoding NAD-dependent succinate-semialdehyde dehydrogenase has protein sequence MAEGNTTTTEIVTTEHEAQLLASVPTGLLINGQWRDASDGGTFDVHDPATGEVLATLASATSADAVAALDAADKVQASWARTAPRERAEILRRAFDLVTERAEDFALLMTLEMGKPLAEARGEVAYGAEFLRWFSEETVRDYGRYLTTPEGKNKILVQHKPVGPCLLITPWNFPLAMATRKVAPAVAAGCTMVLKPAKLTPLTSQLFAQTMLDAGLPAGVLNVVASASAAGISGPLLADPRLRKVSFTGSTPVGKRLMADAAQNVLRTSMELGGNAPFIVFEDADLDKAVEGAMAAKMRNMGEACTAANRFLVQASVAQEFTRKFAAAMSALTTGRGTEPTTQVGPLIDAGARDDVHALVSAAVDAGATAVTGGAPEEGAGYFYPPTVLANVPNDAEILRQEIFGPVAPVTTFATEEDAIRLANASEYGLASYLYSRDFNRLLRVAEQIEFGMVGFNAGVISNAAAPFGGVKQSGLGREGGTEGIAEYTTTQYIGIADPYAGREDQKS, from the coding sequence GTGGCTGAAGGAAACACCACGACCACCGAGATCGTGACCACCGAGCATGAAGCACAGCTCCTCGCCTCCGTCCCCACCGGCCTCCTCATCAACGGGCAATGGCGTGACGCGTCCGACGGCGGCACGTTCGATGTCCACGATCCCGCCACCGGGGAGGTCCTCGCCACCCTCGCCTCCGCCACCAGCGCGGACGCCGTCGCCGCCCTCGACGCCGCCGACAAGGTCCAGGCCTCCTGGGCCCGGACCGCGCCCCGGGAACGGGCCGAAATTCTGCGCCGCGCCTTTGACCTGGTCACCGAGCGCGCCGAGGACTTCGCCCTGCTGATGACCCTGGAAATGGGCAAGCCACTGGCCGAAGCCCGTGGCGAAGTCGCCTACGGTGCCGAATTCCTGCGCTGGTTCTCCGAAGAAACGGTCCGCGACTACGGCCGCTACCTCACCACCCCCGAAGGCAAGAACAAGATCCTGGTCCAGCACAAACCGGTAGGACCCTGCCTGCTCATCACCCCCTGGAACTTCCCGCTCGCCATGGCCACCCGCAAGGTCGCGCCCGCCGTCGCCGCGGGCTGCACCATGGTGCTCAAGCCCGCCAAGCTCACGCCGCTGACCTCACAACTGTTCGCCCAGACCATGCTCGACGCCGGCCTGCCCGCCGGGGTCCTGAATGTCGTGGCCTCCGCCAGTGCCGCCGGGATCTCCGGGCCGCTGCTGGCCGATCCGCGGCTGCGCAAGGTCTCCTTCACCGGCTCCACGCCGGTGGGCAAACGCCTGATGGCCGACGCCGCACAGAATGTCCTGCGCACCTCCATGGAGCTCGGCGGCAACGCCCCGTTCATCGTGTTCGAGGACGCGGACCTGGACAAGGCAGTGGAAGGCGCGATGGCCGCCAAGATGCGGAACATGGGCGAGGCCTGCACTGCTGCCAACCGCTTCCTGGTCCAGGCATCCGTGGCACAGGAATTCACCCGGAAATTCGCCGCCGCCATGAGCGCCCTGACCACCGGCCGCGGAACCGAACCGACCACCCAGGTGGGCCCGCTCATCGACGCCGGCGCCCGCGACGACGTGCACGCGCTGGTGAGTGCCGCCGTCGATGCCGGGGCAACCGCCGTCACCGGCGGCGCGCCGGAAGAGGGTGCCGGGTACTTCTACCCGCCCACCGTGCTCGCCAACGTGCCGAACGACGCCGAGATCCTGCGCCAGGAAATCTTCGGACCCGTAGCCCCCGTGACCACCTTCGCCACCGAAGAGGACGCCATCCGGCTCGCCAACGCCAGCGAATACGGACTCGCCTCCTACCTCTACAGCCGCGACTTCAACCGGCTCCTACGGGTTGCTGAGCAGATCGAATTCGGCATGGTCGGGTTCAACGCCGGTGTCATCTCCAACGCTGCCGCCCCCTTCGGCGGCGTCAAGCAGTCCGGCCTGGGCCGCGAAGGCGGCACGGAAGGCATCGCCGAATACACCACCACCCAATACATCGGCATCGCAGACCCATACGCCGGCCGGGAAGACCAGAAATCATGA
- a CDS encoding isochorismatase family protein, translating into MQRAFRQTGEWHIPRYDEAARTIARLAASGLEPIITRFIPDPAENGSWSSYYDRWHSMRLDPDDPIWDIELPGIEATGSVDLPTFSKWGQELAERIPVGEEIILTGVATDCCILATALGAADAGRYVTVVGDACAGQSDAAHDQALSLLELLSPMINVVNSDTVPR; encoded by the coding sequence ATGCAACGCGCCTTCCGCCAAACGGGGGAATGGCACATTCCTCGGTACGACGAGGCCGCCCGAACCATCGCGCGCCTGGCAGCCTCCGGACTGGAGCCCATCATCACACGCTTTATCCCCGACCCCGCGGAAAACGGCTCGTGGTCCTCTTACTATGACCGCTGGCACAGCATGCGCCTGGATCCCGATGATCCGATCTGGGATATAGAGCTTCCAGGCATCGAGGCCACAGGCTCCGTAGACCTCCCGACGTTCTCTAAATGGGGTCAAGAGTTGGCAGAACGGATTCCCGTCGGGGAGGAGATCATCCTCACCGGTGTGGCAACCGACTGTTGCATCCTCGCTACCGCCCTGGGTGCCGCGGATGCAGGTCGGTACGTGACGGTGGTCGGAGACGCGTGCGCCGGCCAGAGCGACGCTGCGCATGACCAGGCGCTAAGCCTTCTGGAGCTACTGTCCCCAATGATCAACGTCGTCAATAGCGACACCGTCCCTAGGTGA
- a CDS encoding GAF domain-containing protein yields MTQGTATDSRQDPHAPFWETHFNNPDIGAYLSEVVSGLVDDIGGPGRGISWAITFLRSGETLTLTAGSAPARAADEAQRSFDDGPARTAVRNGEFVSVGDTSLERRWPGYASAAAAEGVGSLLSFPLVPPQVFRAAVNLYAPWPHVFTSADITAAARLAREVSRTLGLVQQLALRSGASAELSSAQLSRVLAGLALRTLVRDFGFSEEGALDYLRSAASGGAREAAEGAVRVLVPDSGQSPGGSPPSPQIPAPHAGDAPPARRRRRRAETPA; encoded by the coding sequence ATGACCCAAGGAACGGCAACAGACAGCAGGCAGGATCCTCACGCCCCTTTCTGGGAAACGCACTTCAACAACCCGGACATCGGCGCCTACCTCAGCGAGGTCGTGAGCGGGCTCGTTGACGACATCGGCGGTCCGGGCCGGGGGATCAGCTGGGCGATCACCTTTCTCCGGTCCGGGGAGACCCTCACCCTGACCGCGGGAAGCGCACCGGCGCGCGCCGCGGATGAGGCACAGCGGTCCTTCGATGACGGGCCGGCCCGCACGGCGGTGCGCAACGGGGAGTTTGTGTCTGTGGGGGACACCTCCCTGGAACGCCGCTGGCCCGGCTATGCCAGCGCCGCCGCGGCCGAGGGAGTAGGGTCGCTCCTCTCCTTCCCGCTGGTCCCTCCACAAGTTTTCCGTGCCGCCGTGAACCTGTATGCACCGTGGCCGCATGTCTTCACCAGCGCGGACATCACGGCGGCGGCGCGTCTGGCCCGTGAGGTCTCCCGGACGCTGGGTCTGGTCCAACAGCTGGCGCTCCGGTCCGGGGCGAGTGCCGAGCTGTCCTCGGCGCAGCTTTCCCGGGTGCTGGCGGGGCTGGCGTTGCGGACCCTGGTGAGGGACTTCGGGTTCAGTGAAGAGGGGGCGCTTGACTACCTTCGGAGCGCCGCGAGCGGCGGTGCCCGGGAAGCAGCCGAGGGCGCGGTCCGAGTCCTCGTGCCCGATTCCGGTCAAAGCCCGGGAGGGTCCCCTCCCAGCCCTCAAATCCCGGCACCCCACGCCGGGGACGCACCCCCCGCCCGTCGACGGCGTCGGAGAGCAGAGACCCCGGCTTAG
- a CDS encoding NAD(P)H-dependent oxidoreductase — translation MIRIAIVLGSTRPGRLGTAVAGWVKSRASERGDATFDVLDIADFRLPLLDEPLPPSFGRYSHAHTKAWSEAVDGFDGYIFVTGEYNHSIPGALKNALDYLYKEWNNKAAGFVSYGSSGGIRAVEHLRAVAGELQMADVRAQVALPFATEFENYRTFLPTAAAEKSLQILFGQVIAWAGALKTLRPDRARGDDPGVAA, via the coding sequence ATGATTCGCATCGCTATAGTGCTTGGAAGCACCCGGCCCGGGCGCCTCGGAACGGCAGTCGCCGGCTGGGTGAAGTCCCGGGCATCAGAACGCGGCGATGCCACCTTTGATGTCCTCGACATCGCAGACTTCCGCCTCCCGCTGCTCGACGAGCCGCTGCCGCCCTCCTTCGGCCGATACAGCCACGCGCATACCAAGGCGTGGTCCGAGGCTGTCGACGGGTTTGACGGCTACATCTTCGTCACCGGCGAGTACAACCACTCCATCCCCGGGGCGCTGAAGAACGCCCTGGACTACCTGTACAAAGAGTGGAACAACAAGGCGGCAGGGTTCGTCAGCTACGGAAGCAGCGGCGGCATCCGCGCCGTCGAACACCTGCGGGCGGTGGCCGGAGAGCTGCAGATGGCGGATGTCCGGGCCCAGGTCGCGCTGCCCTTTGCCACTGAGTTCGAGAACTACCGCACCTTCCTTCCCACAGCGGCCGCGGAGAAGAGCCTGCAGATCCTGTTCGGCCAGGTGATCGCCTGGGCCGGGGCCCTGAAGACCCTCCGCCCGGACCGGGCCCGCGGCGATGACCCCGGTGTCGCCGCCTGA
- a CDS encoding Hsp20/alpha crystallin family protein: protein MSELHKWSPFHSSRWPDRSRTSPVDLFRRSPSDLWDAMDRMFQEENQPMPIRVEEFLDGNTLVIRAEAPGLDPDKDIDVSVVDGALQIRAERKEEKEEKGKDSYRSEFRYGSFLRTLPLPQDVKEEDIKATYKDGVLEVRTPVPAQALAEPKTTKLPITRE, encoded by the coding sequence ATGTCTGAATTGCACAAGTGGTCACCGTTCCATTCCAGCCGCTGGCCGGACAGATCCCGCACGAGTCCGGTTGATTTGTTCCGCAGGTCACCGTCGGACTTGTGGGACGCCATGGACCGGATGTTCCAGGAGGAAAACCAGCCGATGCCGATCCGCGTCGAGGAGTTCCTCGACGGCAACACGCTGGTTATCCGGGCCGAGGCGCCGGGCCTGGATCCGGACAAGGACATCGACGTCTCGGTGGTTGACGGGGCCCTCCAGATCCGCGCCGAACGCAAGGAAGAAAAAGAGGAGAAGGGCAAGGACAGCTACCGGTCCGAGTTCCGCTACGGCTCGTTCCTGCGCACCCTGCCGCTGCCGCAGGATGTGAAGGAGGAAGACATCAAAGCCACCTACAAGGACGGCGTCCTCGAAGTCCGCACGCCTGTGCCGGCGCAGGCGCTGGCAGAGCCCAAGACGACCAAGCTCCCCATCACCCGCGAATAG
- a CDS encoding acetylxylan esterase, which produces MPLFDLPLEQLRTYTSAAVEPDDFDDFWDRTIAEARDLPLDAVYVPVENHLSVIDSFDVSFAGFEGARIKGWLHLPAHREAGRALPVVVQYIGYSGGRGLVQQDTKWAQAGYAQFIMDNRGQGYGGIVGETPDPHASAGEVAYAGLMTRGIASRDDYYYRRVFVDAFRAIEAAQSHPAVDASKVLLAGLSQGGGLAIAAAGLAAGRLDGILCTMADVPFLQDFPRAIDIAPRGPYPEIASFLARHRNLYEPALAVLNYFDGVHLGGRAAAPALFSAALMDDVCPPSTVFAAFNAYGTRRAAPEAVPAKAIEVYRFNNHEGGQEHHWVSQLRYVAELLGR; this is translated from the coding sequence ATGCCCCTCTTTGACCTGCCACTGGAGCAGTTGCGCACGTACACCTCTGCCGCCGTCGAACCCGACGACTTCGACGACTTCTGGGACCGGACCATTGCCGAAGCCCGGGATTTGCCGCTTGACGCCGTTTACGTGCCGGTGGAAAACCATCTGAGCGTCATCGACAGTTTTGACGTCTCATTTGCGGGCTTCGAAGGTGCGCGGATCAAGGGCTGGCTGCATTTGCCGGCACACCGGGAGGCGGGCCGCGCGCTGCCGGTGGTAGTGCAGTACATCGGCTATTCCGGCGGGCGGGGCCTGGTTCAGCAGGACACGAAGTGGGCGCAGGCCGGGTATGCGCAGTTCATCATGGACAACCGAGGCCAGGGCTACGGCGGCATTGTGGGCGAAACACCGGATCCGCATGCCTCGGCCGGGGAGGTTGCCTACGCCGGGCTCATGACCCGCGGAATCGCATCCCGGGACGACTACTACTACCGCCGCGTCTTCGTTGACGCCTTCCGGGCCATTGAGGCCGCGCAGTCTCATCCCGCGGTGGATGCGTCCAAAGTGCTGCTCGCAGGCCTGAGCCAGGGTGGAGGTTTGGCCATTGCCGCCGCCGGGCTGGCGGCCGGGCGCTTGGACGGAATCTTGTGCACCATGGCCGACGTGCCGTTCCTGCAGGATTTCCCCCGCGCCATCGACATTGCCCCGCGAGGCCCTTACCCCGAAATTGCGAGCTTCCTGGCCAGGCACCGGAACCTCTACGAGCCGGCGCTTGCTGTCCTGAACTACTTCGACGGCGTGCATCTGGGCGGCCGCGCCGCGGCGCCGGCACTCTTCTCGGCAGCGCTCATGGACGATGTATGCCCGCCATCGACGGTCTTTGCGGCCTTCAACGCCTATGGCACAAGGAGGGCCGCGCCGGAGGCTGTCCCGGCGAAGGCCATTGAGGTCTACCGCTTCAACAACCACGAGGGCGGGCAGGAACATCACTGGGTCAGCCAGCTTCGCTACGTGGCGGAGCTGCTGGGACGCTGA
- a CDS encoding exo-alpha-sialidase gives MKPRTKARIARLGSCALAGVLGVGLIAGAGLPASAVPIAPNTPSAGPGAFSESNIAADRTPSNFFYRIPALTYLGGGVVLAAWDGRPGSSADAPNPNSIVQRRSTDGGQTWGPLQVIAAGHVGDATGPKFGYSDPSFVYDAEAEKVFAFFVYSKDQGFGGSVFGNDDADRSVISSAVVESDDGGQTWSSPRLITNVTKPGTSRSNPQPGDVRANFAASGEGIQLRYGAYKGRLIQQYSGQVQQANGTQAFQAYSVFSDDHGATWQKGAPVGAAMDENKTVELSDGRVMLNSRDSANGGYRKVAISNDGGATYGAVTPDTELPDPANNGSIARMFPDAPAGSADARKLIFTNANSRSARENVSARVSCDDGATWPGVRSIHAGFSAYSTVTRMESGQFGVLYEANYTDNIAFAKFNDEWLNYICAPVGVDAQTVTPGAGKAVEVTVTNQESTVLSGGSATIFTPEGWSATTVPVPDVAPGASATVSVNLTAPAGAAGAQNLDAAFTAADGKVARSTFVATAPQAQQLGLNITGTAPDRDVSSSPYSAGDVLAYSFAIRNTGTVTSNAVPTGGTFETGYLPPAAPNCRYNNLPAGSSYTCTTARHTLTAEEISRGYFAPQATFTVTASGTPSLTQAVVFKGSNVALRDGLSAVDITGQRGDAGRDLAVQPYAAGDQVPYTFTVANTGPLTTTVTPTAGNFSPLVPEGAGNCRWRSLAPAGKYSCNTPRHIATQAEVDQGFFVPLTSWTLTASGQSPKAVEVDGGEVDLVARNARLEGTATAAWDDSNHDGYATPGETVTFTYALGNAGNVGLTGLDAPEMGVAEPLFAAGATLVRTREHILTAAEVSAGEVAAATFTATATNGAKTVEVRVTRASLALLAQPPRPETIPEPQTQDLDGLTAPTDLGTEARYRTGQKVTLRNLEHGQWYFVYLNKSLDRLGWMFPGADNTVEFIVPDELKNGRDDVVVLDSLGRQVTFDRLQVTPKGQQP, from the coding sequence GTGAAGCCACGCACGAAAGCCCGCATTGCCCGACTGGGATCATGTGCCCTCGCCGGCGTCCTTGGAGTTGGCCTGATCGCCGGAGCCGGTCTCCCGGCAAGCGCCGTTCCCATCGCACCAAACACGCCGAGCGCCGGTCCGGGCGCATTTTCCGAATCGAACATCGCCGCGGACCGCACACCGAGCAATTTCTTCTATCGAATCCCGGCGCTGACTTACCTGGGCGGCGGAGTCGTTCTGGCTGCCTGGGACGGGCGGCCGGGGAGTTCCGCCGATGCGCCCAACCCGAATTCAATCGTTCAGCGACGGAGCACGGACGGCGGCCAGACTTGGGGTCCGCTTCAAGTCATTGCCGCGGGGCATGTCGGCGATGCGACGGGCCCAAAGTTCGGCTACAGCGACCCATCGTTCGTTTACGACGCGGAAGCCGAAAAGGTGTTCGCTTTTTTCGTCTATTCAAAGGACCAGGGCTTCGGCGGCAGCGTATTCGGCAATGATGACGCCGACCGCTCGGTGATCTCCTCTGCAGTTGTGGAGTCGGACGATGGCGGCCAGACCTGGAGTTCTCCACGGCTCATCACAAATGTGACGAAGCCCGGAACGAGCCGAAGCAACCCTCAGCCCGGGGATGTCCGGGCCAACTTCGCCGCCTCGGGGGAGGGGATTCAGCTCAGGTATGGGGCCTATAAGGGCCGCCTCATCCAGCAGTACTCCGGGCAGGTTCAGCAGGCCAACGGCACGCAGGCGTTCCAGGCCTATAGCGTCTTTTCGGATGATCACGGCGCCACCTGGCAGAAGGGCGCCCCCGTGGGTGCCGCGATGGACGAGAACAAGACGGTGGAGCTTTCGGACGGCCGGGTGATGCTCAACTCCCGCGACAGTGCCAACGGAGGATACCGAAAAGTCGCCATCTCCAACGACGGCGGAGCTACTTACGGCGCGGTCACCCCGGACACCGAACTTCCGGACCCTGCCAACAACGGGTCGATCGCCCGGATGTTCCCCGACGCCCCGGCAGGATCAGCTGACGCCAGGAAGCTGATCTTCACCAACGCCAATTCCAGGTCAGCCCGCGAAAACGTTTCCGCCAGGGTCTCGTGCGACGACGGTGCGACGTGGCCCGGTGTCCGCAGCATCCACGCGGGGTTCTCTGCCTATTCCACGGTCACCCGCATGGAGAGCGGACAGTTCGGCGTGCTGTACGAGGCCAACTACACCGACAACATTGCCTTCGCCAAGTTCAACGACGAGTGGCTCAACTACATCTGTGCGCCTGTCGGCGTCGATGCCCAGACCGTGACCCCCGGTGCGGGCAAAGCCGTCGAGGTGACGGTGACCAACCAGGAAAGCACGGTGCTCTCCGGCGGATCCGCGACAATCTTCACCCCCGAGGGATGGTCGGCAACCACGGTGCCTGTGCCCGACGTCGCCCCCGGCGCATCGGCGACGGTCAGCGTGAACCTGACCGCCCCTGCGGGGGCCGCCGGCGCGCAGAATCTCGACGCGGCATTCACCGCCGCTGACGGCAAGGTTGCACGGTCCACCTTCGTCGCGACGGCGCCACAGGCTCAGCAGCTTGGGCTGAACATCACCGGGACAGCCCCGGACCGCGATGTCAGCAGTTCGCCGTACAGCGCCGGCGACGTGCTGGCCTATTCATTCGCCATTAGAAACACCGGCACCGTGACCTCAAACGCCGTCCCCACCGGCGGCACCTTCGAAACGGGATACCTCCCGCCGGCCGCGCCAAACTGCCGGTATAACAATCTCCCCGCCGGCTCCAGCTACACCTGCACCACGGCCAGGCACACCCTGACGGCTGAAGAGATCTCGCGCGGCTACTTCGCGCCACAGGCGACCTTCACGGTGACAGCGTCCGGTACGCCGTCGTTGACCCAAGCGGTGGTGTTCAAAGGCTCCAACGTCGCCCTGCGGGACGGTCTGTCCGCTGTTGACATCACCGGACAGCGCGGCGATGCGGGCAGGGACCTTGCCGTGCAGCCCTACGCGGCAGGGGACCAGGTGCCGTACACCTTCACTGTTGCGAACACCGGCCCGCTCACCACAACCGTCACGCCGACCGCGGGGAACTTTTCGCCGCTGGTTCCTGAAGGAGCCGGCAACTGCCGGTGGCGCAGCCTTGCACCGGCCGGCAAATACAGCTGCAATACCCCGCGTCACATTGCGACCCAGGCCGAAGTGGACCAGGGCTTCTTCGTGCCCCTGACTTCGTGGACACTGACGGCATCCGGACAGAGCCCGAAAGCTGTCGAAGTAGACGGCGGGGAGGTGGACCTGGTGGCCAGGAATGCACGGCTTGAAGGTACGGCCACTGCCGCGTGGGACGACTCCAACCACGACGGCTACGCCACTCCGGGAGAGACGGTCACCTTCACCTACGCGCTGGGCAATGCCGGAAACGTGGGGCTGACCGGGCTGGATGCGCCGGAGATGGGTGTGGCCGAGCCGCTGTTCGCCGCCGGCGCCACCCTCGTGCGGACCCGGGAGCACATCCTGACCGCCGCCGAGGTCTCCGCCGGGGAAGTCGCCGCCGCGACCTTCACCGCAACAGCCACGAACGGGGCAAAGACTGTTGAGGTCAGGGTTACGAGGGCGTCCCTCGCCCTGCTCGCACAACCGCCCCGGCCAGAGACCATCCCGGAGCCCCAAACCCAGGATCTCGACGGCCTGACGGCCCCGACGGACCTAGGCACCGAAGCGAGGTACCGGACAGGGCAGAAAGTGACGCTCCGAAACCTCGAGCACGGCCAGTGGTATTTCGTCTACCTCAACAAGAGCCTCGATCGGCTCGGCTGGATGTTCCCCGGGGCGGACAACACGGTTGAATTCATTGTGCCGGACGAGCTGAAGAACGGCCGCGACGACGTCGTGGTCCTCGATTCACTCGGACGGCAGGTCACGTTCGACCGGCTCCAGGTAACGCCAAAGGGTCAGCAGCCCTAA